In Gemmatimonas aurantiaca, one DNA window encodes the following:
- a CDS encoding DUF58 domain-containing protein has product MPAPSTGSLSPTLVTAIEDLELAARVVVEGLRVGGHRSPFHGTGAEFHQHRPYRPGDDLKHLDWKVYARSNRLYTRQFRETTNVGVMLVLDTSGSMDYPPGAAHSKLRYAILLAAALAHLAVQQGNAVGLMTMSGATMAYLPARSGRVHLRALLARLDGLTATGVGDPPMAIGRAAELLQRRGLVMVLSDFYDREAETQRELRHVVQRGHDAAMLQMTAPDELRLPFTEQVEVRDLETGQRQLLDPATGAVVYHREYEAFLTHWRRFAQQEGIDYGQFDCSEPPERTLRDYLLRRTT; this is encoded by the coding sequence CCCCCACACTCGTGACGGCCATCGAGGATCTCGAACTCGCGGCGCGTGTGGTCGTGGAAGGGCTGCGGGTGGGTGGTCATCGCAGTCCGTTTCACGGAACGGGCGCGGAGTTTCACCAGCACCGTCCCTACCGACCCGGCGATGATCTCAAGCATCTCGACTGGAAGGTGTACGCGCGCAGCAATCGCCTCTACACCCGTCAGTTCAGAGAGACCACCAATGTCGGCGTGATGCTGGTGCTCGATACCAGCGGATCGATGGACTATCCGCCGGGCGCGGCTCATTCGAAGTTGCGTTACGCCATCCTTCTCGCCGCGGCGCTGGCCCATCTCGCGGTGCAACAGGGTAATGCCGTGGGACTTATGACGATGTCCGGTGCGACGATGGCCTATCTTCCGGCCCGCAGTGGCCGGGTGCACCTGCGGGCGCTGCTGGCCCGCCTGGATGGTCTGACGGCAACCGGTGTGGGGGACCCACCCATGGCCATCGGCCGCGCCGCGGAATTGCTGCAGCGTCGCGGGTTGGTGATGGTGCTCTCCGACTTCTACGATCGGGAGGCGGAGACACAGCGTGAACTGCGCCATGTGGTGCAACGTGGCCACGATGCCGCCATGCTGCAGATGACGGCCCCCGACGAGCTCCGCCTGCCGTTCACGGAGCAGGTGGAAGTGCGCGATCTCGAGACGGGCCAGCGACAACTTCTCGATCCGGCGACGGGAGCCGTTGTCTATCATCGCGAATACGAGGCATTCCTCACCCACTGGCGTCGATTTGCCCAGCAGGAAGGCATCGACTACGGGCAGTTCGATTGCAGCGAACCGCCGGAACGCACCTTGCGGGACTATCTGCTGCGTCGCACCACCTGA
- a CDS encoding BatA domain-containing protein produces MQWLNPWAWTGLVLLAVPIVVHLFSRKPPRVFDFPSLRFIQPSALRPTRRSSLHDIPLLLVRLAILGAAVMALAQPFRHAPDRSDGTSGTPVTGARGAPGAAASMAIVVERPMSATADQSDQRVRITGDTLHLTADDASGTTLRSNITRAVAWLRARPAPRTLIVRSTFARSVLDSGDVAMLPSDVQVVLDPLPVAADSSKQALASRDRSVLSTIARDTIEWITTLDPSTADAVVRTVHALGGAVVRVTARPASATSESGMQVSASLPRLLAAADDPTLRVLALTPPARWQFHPADTTAGQEKNRRLPLLFDAAGAVALSGTFSDARPALISHPPEQPTLAAAALLALSDNTAIHMRRMPPAIDTEYRTAASLRQWQRLPSASPIGVGAMTDIHTVPTFARWGWLLVFALVGFEWILRRRAT; encoded by the coding sequence ATGCAGTGGCTCAACCCCTGGGCATGGACCGGCCTCGTCCTGCTCGCCGTACCGATCGTGGTGCATCTGTTCAGCAGGAAGCCGCCACGGGTATTCGATTTTCCGTCGTTGCGGTTCATCCAGCCCTCGGCGCTGCGCCCCACGCGCCGTTCGTCATTGCACGACATCCCGCTGCTGCTGGTACGTCTGGCCATTCTTGGCGCTGCGGTGATGGCACTCGCCCAGCCGTTCCGGCACGCACCGGATCGTTCCGATGGGACATCAGGGACACCGGTCACCGGCGCACGTGGCGCGCCCGGGGCCGCGGCGTCGATGGCCATTGTCGTGGAACGCCCGATGTCGGCCACTGCGGATCAGTCGGATCAGCGTGTCCGCATCACAGGCGACACGCTGCACCTGACCGCCGATGACGCCTCGGGCACCACACTGCGGTCGAACATCACGCGGGCCGTGGCATGGCTCCGCGCACGTCCCGCCCCCCGCACGTTGATCGTACGGTCGACGTTTGCCCGCAGTGTCCTGGATTCGGGTGATGTGGCCATGCTGCCCAGCGACGTGCAGGTCGTGCTCGACCCGTTGCCGGTTGCCGCGGATTCCTCGAAGCAAGCCCTCGCATCGCGGGATCGTTCCGTGCTTTCCACGATCGCACGGGACACGATCGAATGGATCACCACACTCGATCCATCGACGGCCGATGCGGTCGTGCGCACCGTTCACGCCCTGGGTGGAGCCGTGGTCCGTGTGACGGCACGACCGGCCAGTGCGACGAGCGAATCGGGCATGCAGGTCTCGGCGTCCCTGCCTCGCCTGCTCGCCGCAGCGGATGATCCGACCCTGCGCGTGCTGGCCCTCACACCGCCTGCGCGGTGGCAGTTCCATCCTGCGGACACCACAGCGGGGCAGGAGAAAAACCGACGCCTTCCCCTGCTCTTCGATGCAGCGGGCGCGGTGGCCCTTTCCGGAACTTTCAGCGACGCCCGTCCCGCGTTGATATCGCATCCACCCGAGCAGCCCACACTGGCGGCGGCAGCCTTGCTCGCGCTGTCGGACAACACGGCCATTCACATGCGTCGTATGCCGCCGGCCATCGACACCGAATACCGGACGGCCGCGAGCCTGCGGCAATGGCAACGGTTGCCATCGGCCAGTCCCATCGGCGTCGGTGCAATGACCGATATCCACACGGTGCCGACGTTCGCGCGCTGGGGCTGGCTGCTCGTGTTCGCGCTGGTCGGCTTCGAATGGATCCTTCGACGGCGGGCGACGTGA
- a CDS encoding metallopeptidase TldD-related protein, which yields MYTREQVKAITDKVIDMAKADTVEVQFTGGERSGTRWANSSITTNLVQFDLNVNVSVRVGQKVGTASTRDTSDAGLRAMVAEAIAEAQAAQDSQNLPELLGPQEYIPVDSALPNMVRVGPAERGRMVKESIDIATSKGVVGAGYMPKNDMANATANSKGLFAYYRSADLGFVLTCRMADGSGSGFAAISGVKDFSMIDVKALTERAAEKALRSRNAKALEPGRYTVILEPRANARFLSLVTGIFGSRGFGGGGFGGGGFGGPPGGGPPGGGPPGGGPPGGGAPDGAAGAPPGGGGGGGGGGGGGGGMFGGIGGPDAFMRGKKPGDKLFSDLFTLKSDIGNQVLRQSTIGPDNKPAAPVTWVENGVLRTLGASAAASTNQSLVQEGSGLSVEDMIKQTRRGLLVTSFWYIRGVPSQEQPLLNTGMTRDGLFLIENGEIVGPVQNFRWNMSPLVGYNNLTLVGKPVPMLLGESFDSGNAALVPPVRIEEFYMTSVSPAV from the coding sequence ATGTACACACGCGAACAAGTGAAGGCGATCACCGACAAGGTGATCGACATGGCAAAGGCCGATACCGTCGAGGTGCAATTCACCGGCGGCGAGCGGTCCGGCACGCGATGGGCGAACTCGTCCATCACCACGAACCTCGTGCAGTTCGACCTCAACGTGAATGTCTCCGTGCGGGTCGGGCAGAAAGTGGGCACCGCGAGCACGCGGGACACCTCCGACGCCGGTCTCAGGGCGATGGTCGCGGAAGCCATCGCGGAAGCCCAGGCCGCACAGGACTCCCAGAACCTGCCCGAACTGCTGGGCCCGCAGGAATACATCCCCGTCGACTCCGCCCTGCCGAACATGGTGCGTGTCGGTCCGGCCGAGCGCGGACGGATGGTGAAGGAGAGCATCGACATCGCCACGTCCAAAGGCGTGGTGGGCGCGGGCTACATGCCCAAGAACGATATGGCCAATGCGACGGCCAATTCGAAGGGACTCTTCGCCTACTATCGCTCTGCCGATCTGGGCTTCGTCCTGACCTGCCGCATGGCGGACGGCAGTGGTTCCGGCTTCGCGGCCATCAGCGGCGTGAAAGACTTCAGCATGATCGACGTGAAGGCGCTCACCGAGCGCGCGGCCGAGAAAGCGCTGCGCAGCCGGAACGCCAAAGCGCTCGAGCCGGGCCGATACACCGTGATTCTCGAACCCCGCGCCAACGCCCGCTTCCTCTCGCTGGTGACGGGAATCTTCGGCAGCCGCGGATTTGGTGGTGGTGGGTTCGGTGGCGGCGGCTTCGGAGGCCCACCGGGTGGGGGGCCTCCGGGTGGCGGCCCTCCGGGGGGTGGGCCCCCGGGTGGTGGTGCTCCTGACGGCGCGGCCGGCGCTCCCCCAGGCGGAGGTGGTGGAGGCGGCGGCGGAGGAGGTGGTGGCGGCGGCATGTTCGGGGGCATCGGTGGGCCCGATGCATTCATGCGCGGGAAAAAGCCCGGCGACAAACTCTTCAGCGATCTCTTCACGTTGAAGAGCGACATCGGCAATCAGGTGCTGCGTCAGTCCACCATCGGCCCCGACAACAAACCGGCCGCCCCTGTCACGTGGGTGGAGAACGGGGTGCTGCGTACGCTCGGCGCCAGTGCGGCGGCATCCACCAATCAGAGTCTCGTGCAGGAAGGCAGTGGACTCTCGGTGGAAGACATGATCAAGCAGACGCGCCGTGGTCTGCTGGTCACGTCGTTCTGGTACATCCGCGGTGTGCCATCGCAGGAACAGCCGCTGCTCAACACCGGCATGACGCGCGATGGGCTCTTCCTCATCGAGAATGGAGAGATCGTCGGCCCGGTACAGAATTTCCGCTGGAACATGTCCCCGCTGGTCGGCTACAACAATCTCACGCTCGTGGGCAAGCCCGTGCCGATGCTGCTCGGTGAATCCTTCGACAGCGGCAATGCGGCGCTCGTACCGCCGGTGCGCATCGAAGAGTTCTACATGACGTCCGTTTCTCCCGCGGTCTGA
- a CDS encoding TldD/PmbA family protein: MSSSRRDFLKKFGAGAALTLYSRDLFGQVLADSPQGRPLETRFKGLADIVLAEGKLAGCSYTDVRFTMTSTLPGATVNLRPGGGPAGPGGGGFGGGRGGGGGGRGGAGGRRVQGIPSDADRQPGGFGVRVIHSGVWGFASSPILTEDELRRVTRVAVEVAKASAIAKKADMKLAPVKPYQEHYITPMLKHPTSVSQTDKQAWAQAIADKAAAVKGVTAVNVACNHGYEWRYFASSEGSYIEQELFTTTPTFSVTARVGDVTRTRNYSGVAGTGGWEFAENCDFLDQAEKVATDAVEMCTAKPLGSSGLKDLILSPSHAMLTIHEIVAHATEVDRIVGYEANYAGTSFVKLSDVGKLKYGSKLFNVTCDKTSTGLGTVGFDDDGVKTQKWPLIRDGMLVGLQTNRETAHFVGEKESRGCTFGSTWRDYPFLRMPNVHVEPGPANAPTRDQLIADVKDGVMIDGRGSYSIDQQRYNGQFGGHIFWEIKNGKITRQVTDVTYNAITTDFWANLDGITGPKEWQMHGTGGDAKGQPTQTNSISHGSPWMLIRKINVGAAFD, from the coding sequence ATGAGCTCTTCCCGTCGTGATTTTCTGAAGAAGTTCGGAGCCGGCGCCGCACTCACGCTCTACTCGCGTGATCTGTTCGGCCAGGTGCTCGCGGACTCGCCTCAGGGCCGTCCGCTCGAGACGCGTTTCAAAGGGCTGGCCGACATCGTGCTGGCCGAAGGCAAACTTGCCGGCTGCAGCTACACCGACGTGCGCTTCACCATGACGTCGACGCTGCCCGGCGCCACCGTGAACCTCCGGCCCGGCGGTGGCCCGGCTGGTCCCGGTGGCGGTGGATTCGGCGGAGGGCGTGGCGGCGGTGGTGGTGGCCGCGGCGGAGCCGGTGGTCGCCGGGTTCAGGGCATTCCCTCCGACGCAGACCGTCAGCCCGGTGGATTCGGCGTGCGCGTGATCCACAGTGGAGTGTGGGGGTTCGCTTCGAGCCCCATTCTCACCGAAGACGAACTGCGTCGGGTCACCCGCGTGGCCGTGGAAGTCGCGAAGGCCAGTGCGATCGCGAAGAAGGCCGACATGAAACTCGCGCCGGTGAAGCCGTACCAGGAGCACTACATCACGCCGATGCTCAAACACCCCACGTCGGTGTCGCAGACCGACAAGCAGGCGTGGGCGCAGGCCATTGCCGACAAGGCCGCCGCCGTGAAGGGCGTCACCGCCGTGAACGTGGCCTGCAACCACGGATACGAATGGCGCTATTTCGCGAGCAGTGAAGGCTCGTACATCGAACAGGAACTGTTCACCACCACGCCCACATTCTCCGTGACGGCGCGGGTCGGCGATGTCACGCGCACACGCAATTATTCGGGGGTGGCCGGCACGGGTGGCTGGGAGTTCGCCGAGAACTGCGACTTCCTCGATCAGGCCGAGAAGGTCGCCACCGATGCCGTGGAGATGTGCACCGCGAAGCCACTCGGCTCGAGTGGCCTCAAGGATCTCATCCTCTCGCCATCGCACGCGATGCTCACCATTCACGAGATCGTCGCGCACGCCACGGAAGTGGATCGCATCGTGGGCTACGAAGCCAACTATGCCGGCACGAGCTTCGTGAAGCTCTCCGACGTGGGCAAACTCAAGTACGGCTCGAAGCTGTTCAACGTCACCTGTGACAAGACCAGCACCGGTCTTGGCACGGTGGGCTTCGACGACGATGGCGTGAAGACGCAGAAGTGGCCCCTCATTCGCGATGGTATGCTCGTGGGTCTGCAGACCAACCGCGAGACGGCGCACTTCGTGGGTGAGAAGGAAAGCCGGGGGTGCACGTTCGGCAGCACCTGGCGCGACTATCCGTTCCTCCGCATGCCCAACGTGCACGTGGAACCCGGTCCGGCCAATGCCCCCACACGCGATCAGCTCATCGCCGATGTGAAGGATGGGGTGATGATCGACGGACGGGGCAGTTACTCCATCGACCAGCAGCGATACAACGGACAGTTCGGCGGCCACATCTTCTGGGAGATCAAGAACGGCAAGATCACCCGGCAGGTCACCGACGTGACGTACAACGCCATCACCACCGACTTCTGGGCCAATCTCGACGGCATCACCGGTCCGAAGGAATGGCAGATGCACGGCACCGGTGGCGACGCCAAGGGACAACCCACGCAGACGAACAGCATCTCGCATGGCTCACCCTGGATGCTGATCCGCAAGATCAACGTCGGCGCCGCCTTCGATTGA
- a CDS encoding DUF4159 domain-containing protein → MVAAEATADRFAAAARVLPTRRFEFTFARLRYDSGDWDYNPKVCANLLDAVVQYTDIPVDQQEVVITADSAELTAFPFLFMTGHKLVRFSDAERKGLVRYVENGGLLFSDDCNHDVNGLYAKTFEAEMVKAFGPNPMPKIGRTHPLYSSFFQFPEGPPRTSHELNGWGDNVVHDYLRGVERRGRLGVLYSNKDYGCEWDYDWKNKRFRRRDNTRFGVNIVVYAMT, encoded by the coding sequence ATGGTGGCCGCCGAAGCGACGGCCGACAGGTTCGCGGCGGCCGCGCGTGTACTGCCGACGCGCCGATTCGAGTTCACGTTCGCGCGCCTGCGCTACGATTCCGGCGACTGGGACTACAACCCCAAGGTCTGTGCCAATCTGCTCGACGCCGTGGTGCAGTATACGGACATCCCGGTCGATCAGCAGGAGGTCGTCATCACCGCCGACTCGGCGGAACTCACGGCGTTTCCCTTTCTGTTCATGACCGGACACAAGCTCGTGCGCTTCAGTGACGCCGAGCGAAAGGGGTTGGTGCGTTACGTGGAGAACGGCGGGCTGCTGTTCAGCGACGATTGCAACCACGACGTGAACGGTCTCTACGCGAAGACGTTCGAAGCCGAGATGGTGAAGGCGTTCGGCCCCAATCCGATGCCGAAGATCGGACGCACGCATCCGCTGTATTCGAGCTTCTTCCAGTTTCCCGAGGGGCCGCCGCGCACGTCGCACGAGCTGAACGGCTGGGGCGACAATGTCGTGCACGATTACCTGCGCGGTGTGGAGCGCCGGGGGCGACTGGGCGTGCTCTACTCCAACAAGGACTACGGCTGCGAATGGGACTACGACTGGAAGAACAAACGTTTCCGACGGCGTGACAACACGCGGTTCGGGGTGAACATCGTGGTCTATGCGATGACGTGA